A region from the Planctomycetota bacterium genome encodes:
- a CDS encoding ABC transporter permease produces the protein MLWHLSRRLSAGRRGRVLLTLFSVIIGVGTMVATQVAITTTRRSYEAMSHAMSGRADLEITSGVGQGIDIGLAEVAAKQRGVVAVTPAISRASQLYFEKEKAKLLVLGVEPDSLAAKQDYELHGGQFFDQGEGAVVDRNFARSLGIKLDDEIKFLTGLRGMQRVKVVGLMAPSGAASLMRGGTVLLPLPLAQKMFGLGRKVDVLQLELDPHASAEQVIASLTPQLPAGVVIRKPAARTSLGEETLQSSEQGLSFAGGLALILSVFIILNTFMMSVTERRGQIAVMRAIGATRRQTMNLMLLEATTLGIVGSLLGLLFGLFGAYWITRAMERVLQAQLPALVVSYDRLALAVMLGICLSLLSAWWPGWRASRVSPLEGLGQSPAGEWPGLPKLLASLGLVALLIGSTLLTLAILRILPIEFAVPGGCAALIGLVLAIPSCLRPLSGVISWLPRQIRPVETQMALGQLLLHPIRAMLTVGTVFLALAAGIALGTTILNSTRDIDNWVDKLLVADFWVRAMMPDMATASAADVPAEVGQELRQVEGIEHVGTMRYVSMRVSNQPAMLIAKPVGPQDRLPLDLKAISEAEAEQKLLAGEVILGTALAQRVGKKVGDQVQLDTTSGPRDFRVAAVTNDYFAGGLTVYMERQIAEKALGISGVNAFVVRVKPGQAATVEKQLRAICDKHGLMLQSAAEVRQLVDGMKLGIVGGLWGLLALTLVVAAIGIVNTLTMNVLEQTRELALMRIVAMTRGQMRATILMQAAMLGLIALVPGTAVGALLAWIMHLGATSEFGHTMAFSPQPGLMAILLAAAALTVVISSLFPAERAARLNLLTAIHWE, from the coding sequence ATGCTTTGGCATTTGAGCCGACGATTGTCTGCTGGCCGCCGTGGGCGCGTCTTGCTCACATTGTTCAGCGTGATCATCGGTGTCGGCACGATGGTTGCCACCCAGGTGGCCATCACGACCACCCGCCGCAGTTACGAGGCCATGAGCCACGCCATGAGCGGCCGGGCCGACTTGGAAATCACCAGCGGCGTCGGCCAAGGCATCGACATTGGTTTGGCCGAAGTAGCGGCCAAGCAGCGCGGCGTCGTCGCGGTCACGCCGGCCATTTCGCGCGCCAGCCAACTCTACTTCGAGAAGGAAAAGGCCAAGCTGCTGGTCCTAGGGGTCGAGCCCGACTCGCTGGCCGCCAAGCAAGACTATGAACTCCACGGCGGCCAGTTCTTCGACCAGGGTGAAGGGGCGGTCGTCGATCGTAACTTTGCCCGCAGTTTGGGCATCAAGCTCGATGACGAGATCAAGTTCCTGACCGGCCTCCGTGGCATGCAACGGGTGAAGGTCGTCGGGCTGATGGCCCCCAGCGGCGCGGCCAGCCTGATGCGCGGCGGCACGGTGCTGTTGCCCTTGCCGTTGGCGCAAAAGATGTTCGGCCTGGGCCGCAAGGTCGACGTGCTGCAACTGGAACTCGACCCGCACGCCTCGGCCGAGCAAGTGATCGCGTCGCTCACGCCCCAGTTGCCCGCCGGCGTGGTGATTCGCAAGCCGGCGGCCCGCACGTCGCTGGGCGAGGAAACCTTGCAGTCGTCCGAGCAAGGGCTGTCGTTCGCCGGCGGCCTCGCGCTGATTCTGTCGGTGTTCATCATTCTGAACACGTTCATGATGAGCGTCACCGAGCGCCGCGGGCAGATCGCGGTGATGCGCGCCATCGGCGCCACCCGGCGGCAGACCATGAACCTGATGCTGCTCGAAGCGACGACGCTGGGCATCGTCGGCTCGCTGCTGGGATTATTGTTCGGGCTGTTCGGGGCCTATTGGATCACGCGCGCCATGGAGCGCGTGCTGCAAGCGCAATTGCCGGCGTTGGTCGTCTCGTACGATCGCTTGGCGCTGGCGGTGATGTTGGGAATCTGCTTGTCACTGTTGTCGGCCTGGTGGCCGGGCTGGCGGGCCAGCCGCGTGTCGCCGCTCGAAGGGCTGGGGCAATCGCCGGCCGGCGAATGGCCGGGGCTGCCCAAACTGCTCGCCTCGCTGGGCCTGGTCGCACTGTTGATCGGCAGCACGTTGCTGACCCTGGCGATCTTGCGAATCCTGCCCATCGAGTTTGCCGTGCCTGGTGGTTGTGCGGCATTGATCGGCCTGGTGTTGGCCATTCCATCCTGCTTACGCCCCCTGTCGGGCGTGATCTCCTGGTTGCCGCGCCAGATTCGCCCGGTCGAAACGCAGATGGCTCTTGGCCAACTGCTGCTCCACCCGATCCGCGCCATGTTGACCGTTGGCACGGTATTTCTGGCCCTAGCGGCCGGCATCGCGCTGGGGACGACCATCCTCAACAGCACGCGCGACATCGACAACTGGGTCGACAAGCTGCTGGTCGCCGACTTCTGGGTTCGCGCCATGATGCCCGACATGGCCACCGCCAGCGCCGCCGACGTGCCGGCCGAGGTGGGGCAGGAACTGCGACAAGTCGAAGGGATCGAGCATGTCGGGACCATGCGCTATGTCAGCATGCGGGTCTCGAATCAGCCCGCCATGCTCATCGCCAAGCCGGTTGGTCCCCAGGATCGACTCCCCTTGGACCTGAAGGCGATCAGTGAAGCCGAGGCCGAACAGAAGCTACTGGCGGGCGAAGTGATCCTGGGTACCGCTCTGGCTCAGCGCGTCGGCAAAAAGGTCGGCGACCAGGTGCAACTCGACACCACCTCGGGGCCGCGCGACTTCCGCGTGGCCGCCGTGACCAACGACTATTTCGCCGGCGGGCTGACTGTTTACATGGAGCGGCAAATCGCCGAGAAAGCCCTCGGCATCTCGGGCGTCAATGCGTTCGTGGTCCGTGTCAAACCGGGACAGGCCGCGACGGTCGAAAAACAACTTCGCGCCATCTGCGACAAACACGGTCTCATGCTGCAATCGGCCGCCGAAGTGCGGCAGTTGGTCGACGGCATGAAGCTGGGAATTGTCGGTGGCTTGTGGGGGCTGTTGGCCCTGACATTGGTCGTGGCCGCGATCGGCATCGTGAATACCCTGACCATGAACGTCCTGGAACAGACACGCGAGTTGGCCCTGATGCGAATCGTGGCCATGACCCGCGGGCAAATGCGGGCCACGATCCTGATGCAAGCCGCGATGCTGGGGCTCATTGCCCTGGTGCCGGGCACGGCGGTGGGGGCGCTGCTGGCGTGGATCATGCATCTGGGGGCGACGAGCGAATTTGGCCACACGATGGCGTTTTCGCCTCAACCGGGGTTGATGGCGATCCTGCTGGCCGCGGCAGCGCTAACCGTGGTGATTTCTTCGCTGTTTCCCGCCGAACGAGCGGCGCGACTCAACCTGCTGACCGCGATTCACTGGGAATAA
- a CDS encoding ABC transporter ATP-binding protein yields the protein MSRPTQHDTLTPSDLDRPAPPIVVDVQSVHKVYGSGESAYEALLGVDLAVPRGEFVAIMGPSGSGKSTLLHLMGGIDTPSQGRVMLENIDMATLDDDRRTILRRKRIGFVFQSFNLLPSLTAEENVALPLLLDGVPRAEINRRVETMLQRVGVAHRRANLPSQMSGGEQQRVALARALVIEPAVLMADEPTGNLDSAKGQQITALLRRLVDEHDQTIVMVTHDPNVAQQADRLVRLRDGQIESDERVGATQTFAASG from the coding sequence ATGAGCCGACCGACCCAGCACGACACCTTGACCCCCTCCGACCTCGATCGACCCGCGCCGCCGATCGTCGTGGACGTACAGTCGGTGCATAAGGTCTATGGCAGCGGCGAGTCGGCCTACGAAGCGCTGCTGGGGGTCGATCTGGCCGTCCCGCGCGGCGAGTTCGTGGCGATCATGGGCCCGTCAGGCTCGGGCAAGAGCACTTTGTTGCACTTGATGGGGGGCATCGACACGCCCAGCCAGGGACGCGTGATGCTCGAAAACATTGACATGGCCACGTTGGACGACGACCGGCGAACCATCCTGCGGCGCAAGCGAATCGGCTTCGTGTTTCAGTCGTTCAACCTATTGCCCTCGCTGACCGCGGAAGAAAACGTGGCTTTGCCGCTGTTGCTCGACGGCGTGCCGCGGGCCGAAATCAACCGCCGGGTCGAAACCATGCTCCAGCGCGTGGGGGTGGCGCACCGTCGGGCCAATCTTCCCAGCCAGATGTCCGGTGGCGAACAGCAGCGCGTGGCGCTGGCCCGAGCGCTGGTCATCGAGCCAGCCGTGCTGATGGCCGACGAACCGACGGGGAACCTGGACTCGGCCAAGGGGCAACAGATTACCGCGTTGCTGCGGCGGCTGGTCGACGAACATGACCAGACGATCGTCATGGTGACCCACGACCCCAACGTGGCCCAGCAAGCCGACCGGCTGGTGCGCCTGCGCGACGGACAGATTGAAAGCGACGAACGGGTCGGCGCGACGCAAACCTTCGCCGCCAGCGGCTGA
- a CDS encoding CBS domain-containing protein, whose protein sequence is MDIELRFSTESVLEAGPLDSLTVDPRLSIEHVLRLMRNYVSGSVLVCSDGQLLGIFTERDALRLMARGCDMSAPISTAMVENPITIRSDSSIAQAILRMSSGGYRRLPIVDGNGCATGVVQVAGIIHFLAELFPRTVYNQPPVNEPVAYEREGP, encoded by the coding sequence GTGGACATTGAACTCAGATTTTCGACCGAATCGGTCCTCGAAGCGGGTCCGCTCGATTCGCTCACCGTCGATCCGCGCCTCAGCATCGAACACGTCCTAAGGCTGATGCGCAACTACGTCTCGGGCAGCGTGCTCGTCTGTAGCGACGGCCAGTTGTTGGGCATTTTCACCGAGCGCGACGCGCTGCGATTGATGGCCCGCGGCTGCGACATGTCGGCGCCCATTTCGACCGCCATGGTCGAAAACCCGATCACGATTCGCAGCGACTCGTCCATTGCCCAGGCGATCCTGCGGATGTCGTCCGGCGGCTATCGACGGCTGCCCATCGTCGATGGCAACGGCTGCGCCACCGGCGTGGTGCAGGTGGCCGGCATCATCCACTTTCTGGCCGAGCTGTTTCCCAGAACCGTTTACAACCAGCCGCCGGTCAACGAGCCGGTGGCCTATGAGCGCGAAGGACCGTAG
- a CDS encoding 2-oxoacid:acceptor oxidoreductase subunit alpha, translating into MATVEKPIRDIEEATVRFCGDSGDGMQLAGTQLTNTSALLGNDVATLPDFPAEIRAPRGTLAGVSGFQIHFASHDIYTPGDTVDALVAMNPAALATNLSDLAPGGTLIVNEDEFEDRQIKQAGYLTNPLSDGSLDGYQLFRVPMTRLTRLAVAEQNLGVKESDRCRNFFAMGLVFWLYDRPLDPTLRYINDKFSKRPEIAEANRRALRAGVNYGETVDAFTSHYRVRRAKLAPGTYRNIMGNEALATGLIAASKLSNCELFLGSYPITPASDILHELSKFKHYGVRTFQAEDEIAAVTSAIGAAFGGSMSVTSSSGPGIALKQEAIGLAVMTELPLIVINVQRGGPSTGLPTKTEQADLGQAIFGRNGECPLPVIAARSPADCFEVAIEAWRLATRYMTPVMLLSDGFIANGSEPWRLPNVADLPTISVEHPGALNEGDTFRPYARDERLARPWALPGTPGLMHRIGGLEKQDITGNVCYDAENHQHMVHLRARKVANIANDIPEQTVDGPASGDLLVVSWGGTYGACATAAHHAQTEGQAVAHCHLRYLNPLPRNLGEILSRYRRVLVPELNRGQLRMILRAEYLVNAVGLNKIKGKPFVVGEVTRKINELLKGETNGATNGDGFVPTPTQSPVSLREGLQGD; encoded by the coding sequence ATGGCTACGGTCGAAAAGCCGATTCGGGACATCGAGGAAGCCACCGTTCGCTTCTGTGGCGACTCAGGGGACGGCATGCAATTGGCCGGCACTCAGTTGACCAACACGTCGGCCCTACTGGGGAACGACGTCGCCACGCTGCCCGACTTCCCCGCCGAGATTCGCGCGCCGCGAGGGACGCTGGCCGGGGTGAGCGGCTTTCAGATTCACTTCGCCAGCCACGACATTTACACCCCCGGCGACACGGTCGACGCGCTGGTGGCGATGAACCCCGCGGCGCTGGCCACGAACTTGTCCGACCTAGCGCCCGGCGGCACGTTGATCGTCAATGAAGACGAGTTCGAAGATCGCCAGATCAAGCAGGCCGGCTATCTGACCAATCCGCTCTCCGACGGCAGCCTGGACGGTTACCAGTTGTTCCGCGTGCCGATGACGCGGCTCACGCGGCTGGCCGTGGCCGAGCAGAACCTGGGCGTCAAGGAAAGCGATCGCTGCCGGAACTTCTTTGCGATGGGGCTGGTCTTCTGGCTGTACGATCGGCCGCTCGACCCGACGCTGCGCTACATCAACGACAAGTTCAGCAAGCGCCCCGAGATTGCCGAGGCCAACCGTCGCGCGCTCCGCGCCGGCGTGAACTATGGCGAGACCGTCGACGCCTTCACCAGCCATTATCGCGTCCGCCGCGCCAAGCTCGCGCCGGGCACCTATCGGAACATCATGGGGAACGAGGCGCTGGCCACGGGGCTGATCGCCGCGTCGAAGCTGAGCAATTGCGAGTTGTTCCTGGGCAGTTACCCAATCACGCCCGCCAGCGACATCTTGCACGAGCTGTCCAAGTTTAAGCATTACGGCGTGCGCACGTTCCAGGCCGAAGACGAAATCGCCGCCGTCACCTCGGCCATTGGGGCCGCGTTCGGGGGCAGCATGTCGGTCACCAGCAGCAGCGGCCCGGGCATCGCCTTGAAGCAAGAGGCGATCGGTCTGGCGGTGATGACGGAGCTACCGTTGATCGTCATCAACGTCCAGCGTGGTGGACCGAGCACGGGGCTGCCCACCAAGACCGAGCAAGCCGACCTGGGCCAGGCGATCTTTGGCCGCAATGGTGAATGTCCGCTGCCGGTGATTGCCGCCCGTAGCCCGGCCGATTGTTTCGAGGTGGCGATCGAGGCCTGGCGGTTGGCCACGCGATATATGACTCCGGTCATGCTGCTGAGCGACGGCTTCATTGCCAACGGCAGCGAGCCGTGGCGATTGCCCAACGTGGCCGACTTGCCGACGATCAGCGTCGAGCACCCGGGCGCGCTGAACGAAGGTGACACGTTCCGGCCCTATGCGCGCGACGAGCGGTTGGCGCGCCCCTGGGCCTTGCCCGGCACGCCGGGGCTGATGCACCGGATCGGCGGCCTGGAAAAGCAGGACATCACCGGCAACGTCTGTTACGACGCCGAGAATCATCAGCACATGGTCCATCTGCGCGCTCGCAAGGTGGCCAACATCGCCAACGACATTCCCGAGCAAACGGTCGACGGCCCGGCCAGCGGCGACTTGCTGGTGGTGTCGTGGGGCGGAACCTACGGCGCGTGCGCCACGGCCGCCCATCACGCCCAGACCGAAGGGCAAGCGGTCGCCCATTGCCATTTGCGATATTTGAATCCGCTGCCGCGCAACCTGGGCGAAATTCTATCGCGATATCGTCGCGTCTTGGTCCCCGAGTTGAACCGCGGGCAGTTACGGATGATCTTGCGGGCCGAATACCTGGTCAACGCCGTCGGCTTGAACAAGATCAAGGGCAAGCCGTTCGTCGTCGGCGAAGTGACGCGCAAGATCAACGAGCTGTTGAAAGGCGAAACGAACGGCGCGACGAACGGCGACGGTTTCGTCCCCACGCCCACGCAATCACCTGTCTCTTTAAGAGAAGGGTTGCAGGGAGACTAA
- a CDS encoding ABC transporter permease codes for MTELATDNLTTSAEASRGFWAETWRHFRRRRLAMGALYYIGFLSLVALFAPALAGTRPVVCKYKGSIYFPCLYYVTGNETPVFLRDRVRRPLAKNLKVKDPDSWALWPLIFQDPYRRVDDNEWDDRPGNPSGADGAPNRINLLGTNQSGVDVLAQMIHGTTIALLVGFVSMGIASTIGITLGGLAGYCGGWLDILISRLIELVMCVPALVLILALYAVLPKVTIWHMMALIGCTGWTSIARLTRAEFMRLRQVDFVTAAEALGVGQLRIMFRYILPNALAPILVPITFGIAAAILTESSLSFLGFSTPPPNPSWGTLLTSAHGNPSLWWLALFPGVAIFLAVLAYNLVGEGLQEVTDPRLRGGR; via the coding sequence ATGACTGAACTTGCGACCGACAATTTGACAACGTCCGCCGAGGCGTCGCGTGGCTTTTGGGCCGAGACGTGGCGTCATTTTCGCCGCCGGCGTTTGGCGATGGGGGCGTTGTATTACATTGGCTTCCTCAGTCTGGTGGCGTTGTTCGCGCCGGCGCTGGCTGGTACGCGGCCGGTGGTCTGCAAGTACAAGGGGAGCATCTATTTCCCCTGTCTGTACTATGTGACTGGTAACGAGACGCCGGTCTTTCTGCGCGATCGCGTCCGGCGGCCGCTGGCCAAGAATCTGAAGGTCAAGGATCCCGACAGTTGGGCCCTCTGGCCGCTGATCTTCCAGGATCCCTATCGCCGGGTCGACGACAATGAATGGGACGATCGCCCGGGCAACCCCAGCGGCGCCGACGGCGCGCCCAATCGCATCAACTTGCTCGGCACCAACCAGAGCGGCGTCGACGTGCTGGCCCAGATGATTCACGGCACCACGATCGCACTCTTGGTCGGTTTTGTCTCGATGGGCATCGCGTCCACCATCGGGATCACACTCGGGGGCCTGGCCGGCTACTGTGGCGGCTGGCTCGACATCTTGATCAGTCGCCTGATCGAGCTGGTGATGTGCGTGCCAGCTTTGGTGCTGATTCTGGCGCTGTATGCCGTGCTGCCCAAGGTGACCATCTGGCACATGATGGCCCTGATCGGCTGCACGGGCTGGACCAGCATCGCCCGGCTGACCCGGGCCGAGTTCATGCGTCTGCGCCAGGTCGACTTTGTGACGGCGGCCGAGGCGTTGGGCGTGGGGCAATTGCGGATCATGTTCCGCTACATTCTTCCCAACGCGCTGGCGCCGATTCTGGTGCCAATCACCTTTGGCATTGCCGCCGCGATTTTGACGGAAAGTTCACTCAGCTTCCTCGGCTTCAGCACGCCGCCACCGAATCCAAGCTGGGGCACGCTACTGACTTCCGCCCACGGCAACCCCAGCTTGTGGTGGCTGGCGTTGTTCCCCGGAGTTGCGATCTTCCTGGCCGTGCTGGCGTATAACCTGGTAGGCGAAGGGCTGCAGGAAGTGACCGATCCCCGCTTGCGCGGAGGCCGCTAG
- a CDS encoding ABC transporter permease: MLHYLVRRLLIGLLTLVMITFVIYGLIRAMPGDATTAGMSEDLSHKISEKDRQQMRAIYGLDDPLPVGYGKWLNNVLHGDLGFSRSQKDSVSRILWAKIGPTLLLSVNSLLLTYLFSVPMGLYAAARSNSASERAMSVGLYILYSFPTFAAAVLLQIVLAVRFEWFPLTGNRSPNYDELSFWQRVLDMAHHAVLPLVCETYVGLAYYSRFVRSNLMEVLRQDYIRTARAKGCDERRVLFYHALRNTMIPLVTLVGLTLPALLSGSVIIERIFNWPGLGLMLFESVAARDRELIMAITFLYAVLALLGTLLSDILYAVVDPRITYS; this comes from the coding sequence ATGCTCCACTATCTGGTGCGACGATTGTTGATCGGTCTGCTCACGCTCGTGATGATCACGTTCGTGATCTACGGGCTGATTCGCGCCATGCCCGGCGACGCCACGACCGCCGGGATGAGCGAAGACCTCTCGCACAAGATCAGCGAGAAAGACCGCCAACAAATGCGGGCCATCTACGGGCTCGACGACCCGTTGCCAGTCGGCTACGGCAAATGGCTGAACAATGTTTTGCACGGCGACCTGGGCTTCTCGCGCTCGCAAAAGGATTCCGTCTCGCGAATTCTGTGGGCCAAGATCGGGCCGACGCTGCTACTGAGTGTCAACTCGCTGCTGCTCACTTATCTGTTCTCGGTGCCGATGGGGCTGTACGCCGCGGCCCGCAGCAACAGCGCCAGCGAGCGCGCGATGAGCGTCGGGCTATACATCCTGTATTCGTTTCCCACGTTCGCGGCCGCGGTGTTGCTGCAAATTGTGCTGGCGGTTCGCTTCGAGTGGTTTCCGCTGACCGGAAACCGGAGCCCGAACTACGACGAGCTGTCCTTCTGGCAGCGGGTGCTCGACATGGCGCACCACGCGGTGCTGCCGCTCGTCTGCGAAACGTACGTCGGGCTGGCCTACTACTCGCGGTTCGTCCGCTCGAACCTGATGGAAGTGCTGCGCCAGGATTACATTCGCACGGCCCGGGCCAAAGGCTGCGACGAGCGCCGCGTGCTGTTTTATCACGCCCTGCGGAACACGATGATCCCGCTGGTCACGCTGGTGGGGCTGACGTTGCCGGCGCTGCTCAGCGGTTCGGTGATCATCGAGCGCATCTTCAACTGGCCTGGGCTGGGGCTGATGTTGTTCGAGTCGGTCGCGGCGCGCGATCGGGAACTGATCATGGCGATCACGTTTCTGTACGCGGTCCTGGCGCTGCTGGGGACGCTGTTGTCGGACATTCTCTATGCCGTCGTCGACCCACGCATCACGTACAGCTAG